In one Parvibaculum sp. genomic region, the following are encoded:
- a CDS encoding TRAP transporter small permease subunit, with protein MPGAVKAYVRYVEAVNRVVGRLAMYLIFVMIGILLYSSFSRTFYNVPIVWVMEMGQFLLAAYYLLGGAYAMQIDGHVRMDLLYGRLSPRKKAFTDTITAFFLIFYLVVLLMGGISSTDYALTYDQKNYTAWGPPLAPIKIIMTFGIFLMLLQAVAIFFRDLARVRGEELE; from the coding sequence TTGCCTGGAGCGGTAAAAGCCTATGTCAGGTATGTCGAAGCGGTAAACCGGGTGGTCGGGCGCCTGGCGATGTACCTGATCTTCGTAATGATCGGCATCCTGCTCTATTCCTCCTTTTCACGGACCTTTTACAACGTGCCCATCGTCTGGGTGATGGAGATGGGCCAGTTCCTGCTGGCCGCCTACTATCTGCTGGGCGGCGCCTATGCCATGCAGATCGACGGTCATGTCCGGATGGACCTCCTCTATGGCCGGTTGTCGCCGCGCAAGAAGGCCTTCACCGACACCATCACGGCCTTCTTCCTGATCTTCTACCTGGTGGTTCTGCTGATGGGAGGCATATCGAGCACCGATTATGCGCTCACCTACGACCAGAAAAACTACACCGCATGGGGCCCGCCTTTGGCGCCCATCAAGATCATCATGACATTCGGCATCTTTCTGATGCTGCTGCAGGCCGTCGCGATCTTCTTCCGGGACCTTGCGCGCGTTCGCGGTGAGGAACTCGAATGA
- a CDS encoding TRAP transporter large permease subunit yields MSYELITLLMFSSLMLLLLTGQRVFGAIGFVAAAAALLLWGDGASEMPFNASFIVLNWYPLLTLPLFIFMGYMLSESGIANDLYKAFHVWMGPLSGGLAIGTIGLMVVISAMNGLSVAGMAIGASIALPELLRRGYDKVMVTGVIQAGSSLGILIPPSVVLVLYAMIARQPVLQLWLAGVVPGLIMATFFALYIYIRCRRNPALAPTLPPEDLDVGLKEKLLLLRAGIAPLAIFFAMMGLFLMGVTSLVESAAVGAAAATLTALVKRRLTGHVLDETMRKTLSITCMFMWIILAALCFGAVYDGLGAKRAISALFLETWDLTPWEILIMMMVSFIILGMFLDDTAMLVIVAPLYVPLVISLGFNPIWFGVLYVMTCQVAYITPPFGYNLFLMRAMAPPEITLVDIYRSIVPFVFIMLITIGIVMTFPQLALWLPDLYAGR; encoded by the coding sequence ATGAGCTACGAGTTGATCACGCTGCTGATGTTCTCGTCGCTGATGCTGTTGCTGCTGACCGGCCAGCGTGTCTTCGGTGCGATCGGATTCGTTGCCGCTGCTGCTGCACTTCTGCTCTGGGGCGACGGCGCCTCCGAAATGCCGTTCAACGCCAGCTTCATCGTCCTCAACTGGTACCCGCTGCTCACGCTGCCGCTTTTTATCTTCATGGGCTACATGCTGTCGGAATCCGGCATCGCCAACGACCTCTACAAGGCATTTCATGTCTGGATGGGTCCGCTCAGCGGCGGCCTCGCCATCGGGACCATCGGTTTGATGGTCGTGATCTCGGCGATGAACGGCCTCAGCGTCGCCGGCATGGCAATCGGCGCCAGCATCGCCTTGCCGGAATTGCTGCGTCGTGGCTACGACAAGGTCATGGTGACCGGCGTCATCCAGGCCGGCAGTTCGCTCGGCATCCTGATCCCGCCCAGCGTCGTCCTCGTGCTCTATGCGATGATCGCGCGCCAGCCGGTGTTGCAACTCTGGCTCGCCGGCGTCGTGCCCGGACTGATCATGGCGACGTTCTTCGCGCTCTACATCTACATCCGCTGCCGCCGCAACCCGGCGCTCGCGCCCACCTTGCCGCCCGAGGACCTCGATGTCGGTCTGAAGGAAAAGCTTCTGCTGTTGCGCGCCGGCATCGCGCCGCTGGCGATATTTTTCGCGATGATGGGTCTCTTCCTGATGGGTGTGACGAGTCTCGTCGAAAGCGCGGCGGTCGGCGCGGCGGCGGCGACCCTCACCGCGCTCGTCAAGCGCCGTCTCACCGGGCATGTGCTCGACGAAACGATGCGCAAGACGCTCAGCATCACCTGCATGTTCATGTGGATCATTCTCGCGGCCCTGTGTTTCGGCGCCGTCTATGACGGGCTCGGCGCCAAGCGCGCCATCTCGGCGTTGTTTCTCGAGACATGGGATCTCACCCCGTGGGAAATCCTCATTATGATGATGGTTTCCTTCATCATTCTCGGCATGTTCCTCGACGACACCGCGATGCTGGTCATCGTCGCGCCGCTCTATGTGCCGCTGGTCATCAGTCTCGGGTTCAATCCGATCTGGTTCGGCGTGCTTTACGTGATGACTTGCCAGGTGGCCTACATCACCCCGCCTTTTGGCTATAATCTTTTTTTGATGAGGGCGATGGCGCCCCCGGAGATAACGCTTGTCGACATCTACCGGTCAAT